One Dokdonia sp. Dokd-P16 genomic window carries:
- a CDS encoding NUDIX hydrolase: protein MYKVFVNDIPIILSTEKVIGKNYKTISIKKVKIKKLIKKLYNGEQLYINLYHPKEEKLLKHLRKKLKLVIAGGGLVYNDKKEILFIYRNGRWDLPKGKIEKKEDIEDCAIREVEEETGVTGLTITKPLEITYHVFKRNGEFRLKETFWFEMHTSCTDELVPQAKEGIKKAKWLNFEKSQKALDKSYENIKLIFPKEYLIKHPNDRVA from the coding sequence ATGTATAAAGTTTTTGTGAATGATATTCCCATTATTCTATCTACAGAAAAGGTAATAGGGAAGAACTATAAAACCATCTCCATAAAGAAGGTTAAGATCAAGAAATTGATCAAGAAATTATATAATGGAGAACAGCTATATATTAACCTCTACCACCCTAAGGAAGAGAAGTTACTAAAGCACCTGCGCAAGAAACTCAAACTTGTAATAGCAGGCGGCGGACTCGTATACAACGATAAAAAGGAAATTCTTTTTATCTATCGCAATGGTCGTTGGGACTTACCTAAAGGTAAAATCGAGAAAAAAGAAGATATAGAGGACTGTGCTATTAGAGAAGTAGAGGAGGAGACAGGTGTTACTGGTCTCACTATTACAAAGCCTCTTGAAATTACTTACCACGTTTTTAAACGCAATGGCGAGTTCAGGCTTAAGGAGACCTTCTGGTTTGAAATGCACACAAGCTGCACAGACGAGCTAGTGCCGCAAGCAAAGGAAGGTATTAAAAAAGCTAAGTGGCTCAACTTTGAAAAATCACAGAAAGCGCTTGATAAATCTTATGAAAATATCAAGCTTATCTTTCCTAAAGAATATTTAATTAAGCATCCTAACGATAGGGTAGCGTAG
- the pyrE gene encoding orotate phosphoribosyltransferase: MILDKETAKKTAELLLQINAIKLQPQEPFTWASGWQSPIYCDNRITLSYPPIRNYIHQEMAKQVENIYGKPDAIVGVATGAIGIGMLVADYLNVPFAYVRPEPKKHGRKNQIEGHLEPNNTVVVIEDLISTGKSSLMAVEALKNSNMTVKGMLAIFTYGFDTATQNFEEAGVTLNTLSDYSHLLLQARDTNFITEAQQETLENWRKSPSTWEK, translated from the coding sequence ATGATTTTAGACAAAGAAACGGCAAAAAAAACTGCCGAATTGCTTTTGCAAATTAATGCAATAAAATTACAACCGCAAGAACCTTTTACATGGGCTTCTGGTTGGCAATCCCCAATTTATTGTGATAACCGCATCACACTATCGTATCCTCCTATTAGAAACTACATTCATCAAGAAATGGCAAAGCAGGTAGAAAACATCTACGGCAAGCCAGATGCTATTGTGGGTGTTGCTACAGGAGCTATAGGTATTGGTATGCTTGTTGCAGATTATCTCAACGTACCTTTTGCTTATGTACGTCCAGAGCCTAAGAAGCATGGACGTAAAAACCAGATAGAAGGTCACCTAGAACCTAACAATACTGTTGTGGTGATAGAAGATCTTATAAGCACAGGTAAGAGTAGCCTTATGGCAGTAGAAGCTCTTAAAAATTCTAACATGACGGTAAAAGGGATGCTTGCCATCTTTACCTACGGTTTTGATACCGCTACTCAGAATTTTGAAGAAGCTGGAGTTACACTCAACACACTTAGTGATTACTCTCATTTACTACTACAAGCTAGGGACACAAATTTTATTACCGAAGCACAACAAGAAACGCTAGAAAACTGGCGTAAAAGCCCATCAACCTGGGAAAAATAA
- a CDS encoding orotate phosphoribosyltransferase — protein sequence MNLESPVKTLNKSQEEVYNFLMNIENFEKLMPENTKFEKISDTRFLFGLKGMPEIVLDLKEGIPHSKVVLGAASDKIPFQLTADIKELAVDKTEVQLHFEGEFNAMMAMMVKGPITKFIGTLSDNMDVIA from the coding sequence ATGAATTTAGAAAGCCCTGTAAAGACGCTCAACAAGTCACAAGAAGAAGTTTATAATTTCTTAATGAACATTGAGAACTTCGAAAAATTAATGCCAGAAAATACTAAGTTTGAAAAGATAAGCGACACACGTTTCCTTTTTGGACTTAAAGGAATGCCAGAAATAGTACTAGACCTTAAGGAAGGAATTCCTCATAGTAAAGTAGTACTAGGAGCAGCAAGTGACAAAATACCTTTCCAACTCACTGCAGATATTAAAGAACTAGCAGTAGATAAAACTGAGGTACAACTTCATTTTGAAGGAGAATTTAACGCCATGATGGCGATGATGGTTAAAGGACCTATCACAAAATTTATAGGTACACTTTCTGATAATATGGATGTTATTGCATAA
- a CDS encoding transketolase, with the protein MADIEKLEAFVTQVRRDIVRQVHKVSSGHPGGSLGCAEFISVLYQELMERKEGFDMDGIGEDLFFLSNGHISPVFYSVLARSGYFPVEELNTFRLLNSRLQGHPTTHEGLPGVRIASGSLGQGLSVAVGAAQAKKLNKDNHTIYTLMGDGELQEGQNWEAIMYASAKKVDNIIATVDLNGQQIDGSTDHVLNMGSVRAKFEAFGWIVLDIEQGNDVEAIVKGMNQAKDLSGNGKPVCVLLHTIMGNGVDFMMGTHAWHGKAPNDEQLASALEQNPATLGDY; encoded by the coding sequence ATGGCAGACATAGAGAAGCTAGAAGCATTTGTAACCCAAGTGCGTAGAGATATCGTACGACAAGTACACAAAGTAAGTTCTGGACACCCAGGCGGATCATTAGGATGTGCCGAATTTATTTCGGTTCTCTATCAAGAGCTTATGGAACGTAAAGAAGGATTTGATATGGACGGTATAGGAGAAGATCTTTTCTTCCTTTCTAACGGTCATATCTCTCCAGTTTTCTATAGTGTATTAGCTCGTTCTGGATATTTTCCAGTGGAAGAACTTAACACTTTTAGATTACTTAACTCTAGACTACAAGGACACCCTACTACGCATGAAGGGCTACCTGGAGTGCGTATCGCATCTGGATCACTAGGTCAAGGATTAAGTGTTGCAGTAGGTGCAGCTCAAGCAAAAAAACTCAATAAAGACAACCACACTATCTATACCTTAATGGGAGATGGCGAATTGCAAGAAGGTCAAAACTGGGAAGCAATAATGTATGCTTCGGCAAAAAAGGTTGATAATATTATAGCTACCGTAGATCTTAATGGACAGCAGATAGATGGTAGCACAGACCACGTATTAAACATGGGAAGCGTGCGTGCAAAATTTGAAGCTTTCGGGTGGATTGTTCTTGATATTGAGCAAGGAAATGACGTAGAAGCTATTGTAAAAGGAATGAATCAAGCCAAGGATCTTTCTGGAAACGGAAAACCAGTTTGTGTATTATTACACACAATCATGGGTAATGGTGTAGACTTTATGATGGGCACCCACGCGTGGCATGGTAAAGCTCCTAATGATGAGCAACTCGCGAGTGCTCTAGAACAGAATCCAGCAACTTTAGGCGATTACTAA